The following coding sequences lie in one Arachis hypogaea cultivar Tifrunner chromosome 9, arahy.Tifrunner.gnm2.J5K5, whole genome shotgun sequence genomic window:
- the LOC112710560 gene encoding histone-lysine N-methyltransferase EZA1 encodes MVSKTSDSASKLRKQHGESANDGVGGSLLMKINQLRKQIQAERIVFVKEKLKKNEKMLKCHTSVIMSAISSRESSERDETSASPLLSSRIDHPLCKFNAFSHGSGDKDHGNQDILPATTIKIPYVEGLPPYTSWIFLGRNQKMAEDQSVVGRRRIYYDQHGSEALICSDSEEELTEPEEEKHEFSEAEDRLLWMAFEEHGINEDVLAIVSQFVGGTSLEIQERYKIMKEDNLRNVVQHSEDTGELESSVGIHREKSLNAALDSFDNLFCRRCLVFDCQLHGCSQPLIYPCEKLTVWSGPEGDRIPCSEQCYLQSKVIKSLSENSMIRSFQDKKSTIMEEGYSILASSNTKEPNDQLTMSFSTEVDCHEDLNINIPVSESVGKRKNTNHLDTAVCVSTLPPDDSQNSSKKQKRIANDEDTTIIGHRKSHSLDACDEGKGTSANLDKSIEHASNKSVTFSSTFHGEQDKSVGDGPKDAIIEREFKVSNPMEEKVDGIRSFSDWKPLEKELYLKGIEMFGRNSCLIARNLLSGLKTCMEIANYMQAGAVSMPHISSVTSSSTADCKGKTDTQCMNQDIASRSRLLRKRGKTRKFKYSWKSAGHPSIWKRIADGKNQSCKQYTPCGCQSMCGKQCPCANVGNCCEKYCGCSKSCKNRFRGCHCAKSQCRSRQCPCFAAGRECDPDVCRNCWVSCGDGSLGEPPRRGDGQCGNMRLLLRQQQRILLAKSDIAGWGAFLKNPVNKNDYLGEYTGELISHREADKRGKIYDRANSSFLFDLNDQYVLDAYRKGDKLKFANHSSNPNCYAKVMLVAGDHRVGIFAKEHIDASEELFYDYRYGPDQAPPWARKPEASKRDESAVTQGRAKKHQSH; translated from the exons GAAAAacttaagaagaatgagaagatgcTAAAATGTCATACTTCAGTCATCATGTCAGCAATATCAAGTAGAGAATCTTCAGAGAGGGATGAAACAAGTGCAAGTCCCTTGCTTTCTTCCAGAATCGACCATCCTTTGTGTAAATTCAATGCTTTCTCTCATGGTTCAGGAGATAAAGACCATGGCAATCAAGACATATTACCTGCCACAACAATTAAGATTCCATATGTTGAAGGATTACCACCATATACATCTTGGATATTTTTGGGCAG AAATCAGAAAATGGCTGAAGATCAATCAGTTGTTGGAAGAAGGCGTATCTACTATGACCAACATGGAAGTGAAGCACTGATATGTAGTGACAGTGAGGAAGAGTTAACAGAACCAGAGGAAGAAAAACATGAATTTTCTGAGGCTGAAGACCGACTTCTATG GATGGCATTTGAGGAACATGGCATAAATGAAGATGTATTGGCTATTGTGAGCCAGTTTGTTGGGGGCACCAGTTTAGAAATTCAG GAACGGTACAAAATCATGAAGGAAGATAACCTAAGAAATGTTGTCCAGCATTCAGAAGATACAGGAGAGCTTGAATCTTCTGTTGGCATTCATCGAGAGAAAAGCCTGAATGCTGCATTAGATTCTTTTGATAACCTCTTCTGCCGCCGGTGCCTG GTTTTTGACTGTCAATTGCACGGTTGTTCTCAGCCTTTAATATACCCT TGTGAGAAGCTGACAGTTTGGTCTGGGCCTGAAGGTGATAGAATTCCATGCAGTGAACAGTGTTACCTTCAG TCGAAGGTTATAAAAAGTTTGTCAGAGAATTCCATGATCAGATCTTTTCAGGATAAGAAATCCACAATTATGGAAGAAGGATATTCGATATTGGCATCCTCCAATACCAAGGAACCTAATGATCAGCTTACTATGTCGTTTTCGACTGAAGTTGATTGTCATGAAGATCTGAATATAAATATTCCTGTCTCAGAAAGTGTGGGTAAACGGAAGAACACTAATCATTTAGACACAGCAGTATGTGTCTCAACATTGCCTCCTGATGATTCTCAGAATTCTTCAAAAAAGCAGAAAAGAATTGCCAATGATGAGGATACTACAATTATTGGTCATAGAAAGAGCCACAGCTTGGATGCATGTGATGAAGGTAAAGGCACCAGTGCAAATTTGGACAAATCTATTGAACATGCTTCAAATAAATCAGTAACTTTTTCTAGCACTTTCCATGGTGAGCAAGACAAAAGTGTTGGGGATGGACCAAAAGATGCTATAATTGAGAGAGAGTTCAAGGTTTCGAATCCAATGGAAGAAAAAGTTGATGGGATTCGTAGTTTCTCAGATTGGAAACCTCTTGAGAAAGAACTATACTTGAAGGGAATAGAAATGTTTGGCAGAAACAG TTGTCTCATAGCAAGAAATTTACTTTCTGGCTTGAAGACTTGCATGGAAATAGCTAATTACATGCAAGCCGGTGCAGTGTCAATGCCCCATATATCAAGCGTTACCTCAAGTTCGACCGCTGATTGCAAGGGAAAAACTGATACACAATGCATG AACCAAGATATTGCGTCAAGGTCCCGGCTGCTGAGGAAAAGGGGCAAAACAAGGAAGTTCAAATATTCCTGGAAGTCTGCTGGCCATCCATCAATATGGAAAAGAATTGCTGATGGGAAAAATCAATCTTGCAAGCAGTATACACCATGTGGATGTCAGTCAATGTGTGGAAAGCAATGCCCTTGTGCTAATGTTGGAAATTGCTGTGAAAAATACTGTGG TTGTTCAAAGAGCTGCAAAAATCGGTTTAGAGGATGCCATTGTGCCAAGAGTCAGTGCAGAAGTCGCCAATGCCCATGCTTTGCTGCTGGACGTGAATGTGACCCAGATGTCTGTCGAAATTGCTGGGTTAG TTGTGGAGATGGTTCATTAGGGGAGCCCCCTCGTCGTGGAGATGGTCAATGTGGAAATATGAGGCTTCTCTTGAGGCAGCAACAGAGG ATTCTCTTGGCAAAGTCTGATATTGCAGGATGgggagccttcttgaag AACCCAGTTAACAAAAATGATTATCTAGGAGAGTACACAGGGGAACTGATCTCCCACCGAGAAGCAGATAAACGTGGGAAAATATATGATCGTGCAAACTCCTCTTTCCTATTCGACTTAAATGATCAG TATGTTCTTGATGCTTATCGCAAAGGAGATAAGTTGAAATTTGCGAACCACTCCTCAAATCCCAACTGCTATGCTAAG GTGATGTTGGTTGCTGGAGACCACCGAGTAGGCATATTTGCCAAGGAACATATTGATGCTAGTGAGGAGTTGTTCTATGATTACCGCTATGGTCCAGATCAAGCACCACCATGGGCACGTAAACCTGAGGCATCCAAGAGAGATGAATCAGCAGTTACTCAAGGCAGAGCAAAGAAACACCAGTCACATTGA